Proteins from a genomic interval of Debaryomyces hansenii CBS767 chromosome E complete sequence:
- a CDS encoding DEHA2E01056p (similar to uniprot|Q7RX51 Neurospora crassa NCU05037 Hypothetical protein): protein MSAPLPPPPPPPPPSPPLRGIYTPIPTFFKKDLVTIDFNSQVKHAKFLKESGITGLVVMGSTGENSHLTRQERFSIISKLHSELPDFTLIGGVAQNSVEDALDEIDSVKKAGAKYAVVLPSNYFGASIEQDGIFDWYTEVANKSSLPILIYVYPGVSNNIFIDPKTIKTLSYNPNIVGTKISHGDVSHHTLIGLDEDIANNNFSCFTGLGQILLPALVVGFKGTIDALSGATPKIYIEILNLYNKGELKNAAQLQLVATRGEELVVKFGVIGIKKAILAATGIGETHLGRAPLNQDISEADWNQYSAHLSELISIEMTL, encoded by the coding sequence ATGAGTGCACCattaccaccaccaccaccaccaccaccaccatcACCACCACTACGGGGTATTTATACTCCTATTCCAacctttttcaaaaaggATTTAGTGACTATTGACTTTAACAGCCAGGTTAAACATGCTAAATTTTTAAAGGAGAGTGGAATAACTGGTTTAGTTGTAATGGGATCAACTGGTGAAAATTCACATTTGACTCGTCAGGAAAGATTTTCCATCATTTCAAAACTCCATAGCGAATTGCCTGATTTCACTTTGATAGGTGGTGTCGCGCAAAATAGCGTTGAAGATGCCTTAGACGAAATTGATTCTGTCAAAAAAGCCGGGGCAAAATATGCTGTTGTGTTACCTAGTAATTACTTCGGGGCTTCTATTGAACAAGATGGTATCTTCGACTGGTATACGGAAgttgcaaataaatcatctttgccaatattaatttatgtTTATCCTGGTGTGTCTAATAACATTTTTATTGATCCTAAGACTATCAAAACATTATCTtataatccaaatattgTAGGTACTAAGATTTCACACGGAGATGTGTCACACCATACACTAATTGGTTtggatgaagatattgctAACAATAACTTCAGTTGCTTTACTGGTTTGGGTCAGATATTACTCCCGGCCTTAGTAGTTGGCTTTAAGGGAACTATCGATGCATTGAGTGGGGCGACTCCAAagatttatattgaaattttaaatttatacaACAAGGgagaattaaaaaatgcTGCTCAACTACAACTTGTTGCCACTAGAGGTGAGGAGTTGGTTGTAAAGTTCGGAGTGATTGGTATTAAAAAGGCTATTTTAGCAGCAACTGGAATAGGTGAGACTCATTTAGGTCGTGCTCCACTAAATCAAGATATTTCCGAAGCTGATTGGAACCAATACAGTGCCCACCTTTCTGAACTAATTAGTATAGAAATGACCTTGTAG